Proteins from a genomic interval of Sander vitreus isolate 19-12246 chromosome 6, sanVit1, whole genome shotgun sequence:
- the irx1a gene encoding iroquois-class homeodomain protein IRX-1a: MSFPQLGYPQYLSASQAVYGSERPGVLTPSSRGGSTEIGGSPSATAAAVTSVLGMYANPYAHNYSAFLPYTSADLALFSQMGSQYELKDSPGVHPASFAAHTSPAFYPYSQFQYGDPARPKNATRESTSTLKAWLNEHRKNPYPTKGEKIMLAIITKMTLTQVSTWFANARRRLKKENKVTWGSRSKEDGEDGNLFGSGDEAEKNEDEEEIDLESIDIDKIDDNDGDQSNEDDDDKSTEGSREHRGGVGAGGELDSLEKRRAFALQAHEAFDKSKSTITAHPGSKENSDGNNNNTRVLSPDRPGSFPLPSNNKPKIWSLAETATSPDSSSQKATSPCGPAATTHTPAPHHQIQTHPAFLPSHGLYTCQIGKFHNWTNGAFLGQNSLLNVRSFLGVNQHHHHHHNQQHLAAQQQPTSVVVSPGAAAAALSNDSKAPAETHSPKHIEHENGVRSDSPPTQILKSSFRPIHDRSSLPSSARNPQDATQRVLTALSSA, encoded by the exons ATGTCTTTCCCCCAGCTAGGCTACCCGCAGTACTTAAGTGCCTCCCAGGCGGTGTACGGGAGCGAGAGACCGGGAGTGCTTACGCCTTCGTCCCGGGGAGGGAGCACCGAAATCGGGGGAAGTCCGTCCGCCACCGCAGCGGCGGTCACCTCGGTGTTGGGCATGTACGCCAACCCGTACGCACACAACTACAGTGCTTTCTTACCTTACACCAGCGCGGACTTGGCACTTTTCTCACAAATG GGATCCCAGTATGAGCTGAAGGACAGCCCTGGCGTCCATCCTGCCAGCTTCGCAGCCCACACGTCTCCGGCCTTCTACCCGTACAGCCAGTTCCAGTACGGGGACCCGGCCAGGCCCAAGAACGCCACCCGGGAGAGCACCAGCACCCTGAAGGCCTGGCTCAACGAGCACAGGAAGAACCCGTACCCGACCAAGGGGGAGAAGATCATGCTGGCCATCATCACCAAGATGACGCTGACGCAGGTCTCCACGTGGTTCGCCAACGCCAGGAGGAGGCTCAAGAAGGAGAACAAGGTGACCTGGGGCAGCAGGAGCAAAGAGGACGGGGAGGACGGGAACTTGTTCGGCAGCGGGGACGAGGCGGAGAAAAACGAAGACGAGGAGGAGATTGATTTGGAGAGCATAGATATAGACAAAATCGACGACAACGACGGGGATCAGAGCAACGAGGACGATGATGACAAATCCACGGAGGGGAGCAGGGAGCACAGGGGCGGCGTGGGCGCGGGGGGGGAGCTGGACAGCTTGGAGAAAAGACGGGCTTTCGCCCTGCAGGCCCACGAGGCCTTTGACAAATCTAAGAGCACAATTACAGCTCACCCAGGGAGTAAGGAGAACTCGgacggcaacaacaacaacaccagaGTTTTGTCCCCGGATAGACCCGGGAGTTTTCCTCTCCCGTCTAACAATAAGCCGAAAATATGGTCTTTAGCAGAGACAGCCACTAGTCCAGATAGTTCATCTCAGAAAGCCACGTCCCCGTGTGGCCCAGCGGCCACCACTCACACACCAGCGCCGCACCACCAGATCCAGACCCACCCGGCCTTCCTGCCCAGTCACGGACTGTACACCTGCCAGATTGGGAAGTTCCACAACTGGACAAATGGGGCTTTCCTGGGCCAGAACTCCCTGCTAAATGTGAGGTCGTTTCTGGGAGTAAACcagcaccatcaccaccaccacaaccagCAGCACTTGGCGGCCCAGCAGCAGCCGACTTCAGTGGTGGTGTCGCCgggagcagctgcagcagcactcAGCAACGACAGCAAGGCCCcggcagagacacacagtccCAAGCACATAG AGCATGAAAACGGTGTACGGTCTGATTCCCCTCCAACGCAGATCCTGAAGTCTTCCTTTCGACCCATCCATGACAG ATCCTCTCTGCCTTCCAGCGCCAGGAATCCACAAGACGCCACGCAACGAGTCCTCACCGCTCTCTCCTCGGCTTGA